The Laribacter hongkongensis DSM 14985 sequence AGCCGGTGCCACATAGCCTTCCGGCGGGTTGGAAATCACCCGGGTCAGCGGCAGGCCGATGACCAGCACGGCCGAGCCGAGGATCATGAAGCTCTGCGAAATGCCGAAACCGTCGATCAGCCCGGTGCACAGCGGTGCCAGGTACACGGCAGCCAGCCCGAAGCCGCCGACGGTAATGCCCGACACCATGCCCTTTTTGGATGAATGGAACCACTTCATGGCAGCCGGGGTCACGCAGGCATAGGCAAAACCGATGCCGGTGCCGACCACGCCACCAAAGGCCACGGTCAGCCCCAGTACGCTGTCCTGCGGGATCATGCTCGACAGGATCATGCCCAGACCCACCAGCACCACGCCGAGGGTGATCACCTTCTTCGGCCCGATGCGGTCCTGCAGCGCACCGGCAATCAGCAGGGCCACGGCCCACACCACGATGGCCACGTTGTACGGCATCGAAGCGTCGGTGTTGGTCCAGCCCCAGTCATTCACCAGCGCCTTCTTGATCACGCTCCAGGCGTACAGCACGCCGATGGTCAGGTTGATGCAGGTACCGGCCACCAGTACCTGCAAGCCTTTGTTGAGTTTGCTCATGCACATCACTTTCCACGTCGGCAGAAACCGGGGTACCGGACCCGTACGGCGTCTGCCTGGCGCGGCCCGACGGGGGGCCTGCCCGATTAAAAACGGCGCAGTCTAGTGATTTCCATAAATTTGCACAATTGAATATTAAGATTTTCTGATTGATATCTGCCTTGAGTCATGCCGTCCGGGCCTGCATTCAACCTGTTCCATCAACCATTTGCTTTTATTAAGTAAATCTCCATGACCAACCTGTGGAATCCGATCAGCCCGCATTTAAAACCGGCAGGATTCCCGGTCTGCATATTCACCAGGCATGCTGACCAACATCCGGATGGCCTGCGATCCACCCCGGACATTCCACTTTTCATGCTCCTGGCAAGCCCCCTTGCCAGGCCACTGCCCCCCTGCCGGAACAGCCAACCGGCACCACGGTCACGTCATGCCCCGGCTCAGACCCGCTGCCCCAGCGCCAGCCATGCCGCCCCACGCACGCCGGAGTCGTCACCAAAACGCGGCAGCAACAGGCGGGTACTCACCGGCTCGTCGGTAAACACGAACGCTCCCCACGCGGCGCTGACGCGGCCGGCCAGACCGGGCAGCCGGGACAGGCCGCCGCCCAGCACGATCACCTCCGGGTCCAGCACATTGATCACGCCGGCCAGCGCCTGCGCCAGGCGCAAGGCATGCCGCTCCAGCGTCGAGTGCGCGGCGGCGTCACCGGCAGCCGCCCGTGCGGCAACGGCTTCGGCACTCAGGCATTCACCGGTCTGGCGGGCATGATCAGCGGCCAGCGCCGGACCGGACAGCCAGGCCTCGACGCAACCGCTCCGGCCGCAATAACAGGGTGGCGCAGCCCCCGGCATGTCGGCAGGATCCGGCGCCAGCGGGTTGTGACCCCACTCGCCGGCAATGCGGTTGGGGCCGGCCAGCAGCCGGCCGTCAATCACGATGCCGCCGCCCACGCCGGTGCCGAGGATGACGCCGAACACCGAACGTGCTCCGGCCGCCGTGCCGTCACGCGATTCCGACAGCGCAAAGCAGTCGGCATCGTTGGCCAGCGCCACGCGCCGCTCCAACCGTTGTTCCAGGTCGGCCCGCAGGCACTGGCCGATCAGGCAGGTGGAGTTGGCATTCTTGATGCGTCCGTCCGGGCGCTCGGCTCCTGGATGACCAAGCCCGACCGCCAGCGTCGGGCCCAGCGCTGCCTCGGCCGCAGTCACCAGTTTCACCAGTGCGGCCAGCGTCGCGGCGTAATCCCCCGCCGGGGTGGCCACCCGCTGGCGCCAGTGCTCCTGTCCGCGTGCATCCAGCACCACGGCGGAAATCTTGCTGCCTCCCAGGTCCAGCCCGAGTGCCATGCCTTCATGCGTCATGCCGATAGTCCGTGGGTCAAAACGCTTACACTAACGGTTTTTCGCCCTCCAGGACTGTCATGGCGCTCAAAGCCACCATTTTCAAAGCCGACGTGCAGATCAGTGATCTGGATCGCGGCTATTACGCCCGTCACCAGCTGACCCTCGCCCGCCACCCGTCGGAAACCGACGAGCGCATGATGCTGCGCCTTGCAGCCTTCATCTGCCACGCTGACGAAAAACTGGCCTTCACCCGCGGACTGTGTGCCGACGACGAGCCGGCACTGTGGCAGCAGAACGATGCCGGCGAATACACCCTGTGGATCGAACTGGGCGAACCGGACGACAAGCGCCTGAAAAAAGCCTGCAGCCGCGCAGAATCGGTCTGGCTCTACAGCTATGGCGGCCGGGCCACCGACATCTGGTGGCAGAACAACCAGGGCAAGCTCTCGCGGCTGGACAACCTGACCGTGGCCAGCATTTCGCCGGACACCCTGGCCGGCCTGGCCGGGCTGACCCAGCGCAGCATGCAGCTCAACGCCACCTTGCAGGACGGCCAGCTGTGGCTGTCGGACGGCAACCAGACCGTCCTGCTGGAACCGGAGTACCTCCAGCGCGGCCGCTGAGCCGCCGGCATGCCTGGGCGGCCGGACCGCTCAGAACTCGATGGTGACCTTCCTGGCGCCCAAGGCCTTGGCGCGGGCAATCAGCTGCTCGATGCCTGCCTCGGCCAGCGGGATGGACAGCGGCTCCGGCACACTCCCGGCCAGCGCGGGTGCGTGGCCGATACCGGCCTGTTCCGGGCCGGCCGGCAGCGTGGCCGGCGCCAGCTCGGCCAGCACGGCACACAGGCGCTCGTAGGCTTCGCGGCTGGGCTTGATATGACTGGCATCCTGCGCCTCATAACGCTGGATGGCTGCGGTCGACAACCCTACCTTGCCGGCCAGTGCAGTACGCGACAGGCCCAGCTGTTTGCGCAGGGTTTTCAGGGCCACCGGAAAGTCCGGATGCTCAAAGGCGGGCAGGATTGGCACGCAAGGCTCCATCGGCTGTATGAATTGATGCAGCCAACATCATACACGCAAACCCGATCATACAAGAGAAATACATACAACGTGTATGATCAAATCAAAAAACAAACACAAAACAACACAAACGACCATATAAACAAATTTATCTAGTCAAATCATCTGGATAAATAAACACAAAAATACATACAAACATACATTCACACACTCGGCCATTCCGAAAAAACACACACAAACCACACAATACATACAAATGCCTTCATGCCCGGCTTCCGGCCAACCGGCAGGACCACCGCCTGGAAGCCCACGCTGGCATGCCTGCCGGCACGCGCTATAACAGTCGTCAAACGCGCGTACAAGGAATCCACACATGGCCAGTCTCGCCAACCTGCTGGGCCGCATCCTGCTGGCGCAACTCTTCATGCAGGCGGGCCTCAACAAGATCTTCAGCTACGACGGCACGATTGCCTACATGGCCACCCAGCACGTCAGTGCCATGCTGCTGCCACTGGTGATCGCGCTGGAAACCGGCGGGGCGCTCGCGCTGCTGCTGGGCTGGCATGTCCGCCTGTTCGCCTTCCTGCTGGCCGGCTTTTCGCTGCTGGCCGCGCTGGTGTTTCACCACGACTGGAGCCAGACCAGCGAATACCTGCTGTTCATCAGCGACGTAGCCGTGGCCGGTGGCCTGCTGGTGCTGGCGCAGGCCGGAACCCCCGGCCTGAGTCTGGATGCCCGCCGCCAGCGCCGCGCCGGCCGCTTCTGACGAGGCATGCGCTCCGGGCGACTCCCCCGTCGCCCGTTTCAACCCTGTCACGGGCTCTCCCCCTGCCGTGACAGGGTTTTTTTTGTCCCCGGTCCGTAACGTGCCAGCGGGCCACCGCCCCCGGCAGGCCATCGGGCCGTACCGGCCCGGCACCTGCACTAGCCCGGAACCCTGTCGCACCCGCAGCAGCCAGCCTTGCGGCACAACAAAAAAGGACGGAAATCCGTCCTTTTTATGGGTCAATACAAACGCCTTATTGCGTATCTTGCAGATGATCGACCAGCTGGTGCAGCCCCCGGGTCAGAGCCTGTACGGCACCGTCCACGTCCCAGTCGTCATGTCCGAGGCGGACCACGTTGGAAATCGCCCGCAACTCCAGGAACCGGATGCGCTCCTGCTGGCAGACATGGAAGAATGCCCCGCCCTCCATGTTTTCGATCTCGACCTGGCTGGCGTCCACGAACGGTGCCAGTGCGGCGTTGAGCGTCATGCTGCGCGCCGTGGCAAACGGGGCGGCTGCCGGCAGGTGCGGACAGGCCAGCGTATGGCGCCGCTCGAACTCCATGTCGATCGGCAGGTGCGCCAGATGGGTGAAGCCGTCCGGCGTGAAAAAGCCGAGATCACCCTCGACTTCGCTTTCCACCAGCACCACCTCGCCCACCTTCAGGCCGGCATGCGGATAGACCCCGGCCACACCGGCAAGAATCAGCCAGTCCGGCTGGCGTGACTGGATGATCTTGAGGGTGGAATAGGCCGTGGCGGCAATGCCCACGCCGCTGACATGCGTGCCGACGCCGAAGCGGTGGAAGTCACGGGCTTCGGTCGGCGTGGGAAACAGGATTTCGATCTTCATGCGGAATACCCCAGGTTCGGCGCCAGGTCGCGCTCGGCCTGCTCCACGCTGACACCGCGGCGGGCGGCGTAACTCTGCACCTGGTCACGGCCGATCTTGCCGACTCCGAAGTAGCGGCTGTCCGGATGGCTGAAGTAAAAACCCGACACGGCAGCGGTCGGTAGCATGGCGTAGCCCTCGGTCAGCGTCATGCCGATGGCCGGCGCATCCAGCAGGTCAAACAGCCCGCGCTTGACGGTGTGGTCCGGGCAGGCCGGATAGCCCGGCGCCGGCCGGATGCCGACGTAGCGCTCGTCGATCAGCGCCTCGTTGTCGAGTGCCTCGCTATCGGCATAGCCCCAGAACTCGCGCCGCACCCGTGCGTGCATCAACTCGGCAAGGCCCTCGGCCAGCCGGTCGGCCAGCGCCTTGAGCAGGATGGCCGAATAGTCATCGTTGGCGGCTTCAAAGCGCGCCACATGCGGCTCGATGCCCAGTCCCGCCGTCACGGCAAACGCGCCCAGATAGTCGCGCACGCCGCTGCCCTTGGGAGCGACAAAGTCGGCCAGTGCCCAGTCCGGCTGGCCGCCACCCTGCTTGTCGGTCTTGACGATCTGCTGTCGCAGGCCGGTCCAGCTCAGGCGGCGCTCACCGGTTTCGGGGTCGTACAGCTCGATGTCGTCGTCGTTGACGCTGTTGGCCGGGAAAAGGCCGATCACGGCGCGCGCTTCCAGCCAGCGGCCTTCCACCACCTGCCCCAGCATGGCCTGGGCATCGGCAAACAGCTGGCGGGCCGATTCGCCCACCACGGCATCGTCCAGGATGGCCGGGAAACGGCCGGCCAGCTCCCAGCTCTGGAAGAACGGCGTCCAGTCGATGAACGGCACGATGTCGGCCAGTTCCACCTCGAACCGGCGCACGCCCAGCCAGCGCGGCACCGGCGGTGTGTACAGCGCCCACTCGCCGGCAAAGCGGTGCGCGCGCGCCTCGGCCAGCGGCAGCAGGCGCGCCTCGCCGCGTCCTTCGAAAATGGCACGCGCCTTGGCGTAATCATCCGCCACTTCCTGCACGAAACCGTCGCGCAGGGTGTCGGACAGCAGGTTCGAGCACACCCCCACCGCGCGGCTGGCGTCCGGCACGTAGATCACCGGGCCGCGGTAATGCGGGGCAATCTTCACCGCGGTATGCACGCGGCTGGTGGTGGCGCCGCCGATCAGCAGCGGAATGTCGAAACCCTGGCGCTGCATTTCCTTCGCCACATACGCCATCTCCTCCAGACTCGGCGTAATGAGTCCAGACAGGCCGATGATGTCGGCCTTGTGCTCGCGTGCCGCGTCGAGGATGGTCTGGCACGGCACCATCACGCCCAGATCAATCACCTTGTAGTTGTTGCAGCGCAGCACCACGCCGACGATGTTCTTGCCAATGTCGTGCACGTCGCCCTTGACCGTGGCCATGATGATCACGCCCTTGGCCGGCGCGTCCTGCAGGCCGAGGCGGATCTTTTCTTCGTCGATGAAAGGCTCAAGGTAGGCCACCGCGGCCTTCATCACGCGGGCGGATTTCACCACCTGCGGCAGGAACATCTTGCCAGCGCCAAAGAGGTCGCCGACCACGTTCATGCCGTCCATCAGCGGACCTTCGATCACATGGATCGGGCGCTCGCTCTTGGCGCGCACTTCTTCGGTGTCCTGCTCGATATAGGTGGTAATGCCCTTCACCAGCGCGTGCTCGAGGCGTTTTTCCACCGGCCAGTCACGCCAGGCCAGATCCTCGCCCTGCTTGCCGGCAACGGCTTCGCCCTTGAACTTTTCCGCCAGCGCGATCAGGTGCTCGGTGGCGTCGCCACCGTCCTTCGGCGTGCGCATCAGCACCACGTCCTCGATGCGGTCGCGCAGTTCCGGGTCGACCTCGTTGTACACCTCCAGCGCACCGGCGTTGACGATGCCCATGGTCATGCCACGCTGGATGGCGTGGTAGAGGAAGACCGCGTGGATGGCTTCGCGCACCTTGTTGTTGCCACGGAACGAGAACGACACGTTGGACACCCCGCCGGAAATCTTGGCGTGTGGCAGGTTTTGCTTGATCCAGCCGGTGGCCTCGATGAAATCCAGCCCGTAGCGGGCGTGTTCTTCGATGCCGGTGGCGACGGCGAAGACGTTGGGGTCGAAGATGATGTCTTCCGGCGGGAAGCCCACTTCGTCGACCAGAATGCGGTAGCTCTTTTCGCAGATTTCCACCTTGCGGGCAAAGGTGTCGGCCTGCCCTTGCTCGTCGAAAGCCATCACGATGACGGCGGCACCATAGCGGCGCACCAGCCGCGCCTGCTCGATGAACTTGTCCTTGCCTTCCTTCATCGAGATCGAGTTGACGATGCCCTTGCCCTGGATGCATTTCAGGCCGGCCTCGATCACCTCCCACTTGGAGCTGTCGATCATCACCGGCACGCGGGCAATGTCCGGCTCGGCGGCGATCAGGTTGAGGAAGCGCACCATGGCCGCATGGGCGTCGAGCATGCCCTCGTCCATGTTGATGTCGATGATCTGGGCGCCGTTTTCCACCTGCTGGCGCGCCACGTCGAGCGCGGTGGCGTAGTCGCCGTTAAGGATGAGCCTGGCGAAGGCGCGGCTGCCGGTGACGTTTGTGCGTTCGCCCACGTTGACGAACAGATCCTTGTCGCCGATGTTGAACGGCTCCAGCCCGGCCAGCCGGCACTTCGGCGTAATCACCGGGCGCGGACGCGGGGCCACGCCGGCCACCGCCTCGGCAATGGCGGCAATATGTTCAGGCGTGGTGCCGCAGCAGCCGCCGACGATGTTGATCAGGCCGGCTTCGGCCCATTCGCGCACGGCGCGGCCCATGTCAGCCGGCGCCAGGTCGTAGCCGCCAAAGGCGTTGGGCAGGCCGGCGTTGGCGTGTACCGATACGAAGCCGGCCGACACGCGCGACATTTCCTCGACATACGGGCGCAACAGGTCGGGGCCGAGCGCGCAGTTGAGGCCGAAGCTCAGGGCGTCGGCGTGGGAAAGCGAGTTGTAGAACGCTTCGGTGGTCTGGCCGGTGAGCGTACGGCCGGACTGGTCGGTGATGGTGCCGGAAATCATGATCGGCAACCGCTCCAGCTCCGGGCGCAGGTCGAAATAACGCTGGATGGCAAACACCGCCGCCTTGGCGTTGAGGGTGTCGAAAATGGTTTCGACCAAGAGGAGGTCGGCGCCGCCGGCTACCAGCCCGTCGATGGCTTCGGTGTAGCTCGAGACCAGTTCGTCAAAGCTGATGTTGCGGTAGCCGGGGTCGTTGACGTCCGGGCTGATCGAACAGGTGCGGTTGGTCGGCCCGAGCACCCCGGCGCAGAAGCGCGGCTTGGCCGGATTGCGGACGGTTTCCGCCTCGCACAGCTCTTTCACCAGCCGGGCGGCAGCGACGTTCATTTCGTGCACCAGCCCTTCCATGCCGTAGTCGGCCATGGCGATGGAGGTGGCGTTGAAGGTGTTGGTTTCGATGATGTCGGCGCCGGCGTCCAGATACGCCTGGTGAATGCCGCCGATCACGTCCGGCCGCGTCAGCACCAGGAGGTCGTTGTTGCCCTTGACGTCGTGCGGCCAGCCGGCAAAGCGGCTGCCGCGGTAATCGGCCTCCTGCAACTGGTGGCGCTGGATCATGGTGCCCATCCCGCCGTCGAGGATCAGGATGCGAGATTGCAGAAGGTCGGTCAGCAGGGCGTGGCGGGTGGTCATGGCGGCAACGAATGGCGAAAAGCAAATGGCATGCATACTACCATGCAGTTTTGCCCTGGCCGCAGGCCGGCCGACCGCACTGCAACATGGCCGTTCCGGAGTCGTGTCTACCGACGCGGTACTTCTGGTGCTCCCGGCACAGGCGCATGGCAACGGTTCGCGCAACCGCCCGCCATCCGGCAGCCGTACGCACGGACAGGCTGTTCTGCCGCAGGCAGGGCACTCCGGAAGCCGCCCGGAACTTCAATGTCCGGCAGGCTTTTCCGGGCTCCGGCCGGACAAGCACGCAGCGAGCCGGTCCGCCAGCGGGTCAGACCGGGCAGGACGGACCTGCCGGCAAGACCGCCCTGCTCCGCGCGCGCAGGCGGTCCTGCTGGCTCGCCAGCATGTGGCGCAGTTCGGCGAGGGTGAAGGGCTTGGCCAGATAATCGTCCATGCCGGCAGCCAGGCATGCCTCGCGGTCTTCGGCCAGCGCATTGGCCGTCAGCGCCACGATTACCGGCTGCGGCTGCTCCAGCCGGCGGATGGCGCGGGTGGCATCCAGCCCGTCGCACTCCGGCATCTGCAAATCCATCAGGATCAGGTCCGGCTGCATCCGCCGTGCTTCGGTGACTGCCTGCCGGCCGTTGGCTGCCAGTACGGCGTGGATGCCGAGTTTTTCCAGCATTTTCAGCGCCAGCCGCTGGTTGACCGGATTGTCCTCGGCCAGCAGTACGCGCAGGCCGGCCGGCATCCCGTCCGGTGCCACCGGACCGGCCGGGGTGACTGCCGGCGGGGTGGCGACCGGTGCCTGCCAGACCAGGCTGAACGTGCTGCCGGCTCCGGGCTGGCTGACGACTTCCAGCTGCCCGTGCATCAGCTGCGCCAGTTGCCGGCAGATGGCCAGCCCCAGCCCGCTGCCGCCGAAGCGGCGGGTGGTGGACAGGTCGGCCTGTTCAAACGGGACAAAAATGCGCGTCTGCGCTTCCGGCGTCAGCCCGATGCCGGTGTCGCTGACCGCCAGCCGGAGTTCACAGACGCCAGCCTCCGCGGCCGGTGCCTGCAGGAGCCGCACCGATACCCGGCCGCGTCCGGTGAACTTGATGGCATTGCCGACGAGGTTGACCGCGATCTGGCGGATGCGGTGGGCGTCGCCCATGATCCAGCCGCACGGCCCGGCAAGGCCGGGCACGAACTCCAGCGTCAGCCCCTTGTCCCGGGCGGCGCCGGCAAACAGCCGGCATACGCTCGCCAGCAGTGCCATCAGGTCGAGCGGCTGGTTTTCCAGCACCAGTTTGCCGGCATCAATGCGTGAAAAGTCGAGAATGTCGTCGATCAGCGTGGTCAGTGCCTGCCCGCACTCGCGGATGGTGTTGACGTACTGCAACTGTTCGGCGCTGAGGCCGGTCTGTGCCAGCAGGTCTGCCGTGCCGATCACGCCATTCATCGGCGTGCGGATTTCGTGGCTCATCATGGCGAGGAATGCGCTGCGGGCCCGCCCGGCCTGCTCGGCCCGCGCCAGCGCCACTTCCAGTTCGGCCGTGCGTTCGGCCACCCGCGCTTCCAGCAGCCGGTTGGCGCTGTAAAGCTCGAGGCTTTTCTGTTCCAGCAGCCGTTCGGCTTCGTGCCGCGCCCGCCGTTCGCGCTCGGCACGCCGCTCCAGACGGGCCAGCGCGTCCGGGTCCGGCACGGGGCGGCTCATGCGCTGCGCTCCAGCACGATCCTGACCCGTTGCCCGGACGGCTCCAGCGGCTCCAGCCGTACCGCGACCTGTTCGCCGTAATGCTGCAAGGCGCCGTCAATCAGCCCGTGCGCCAGCCGCGACAGGCAGCGAGGCGACTGGTACAGCAGTTCCAGCCGCTCCGGGGTATGGCAGGCAATCTCGAACACCGGCAGCTCGGCATCGGGGTAGAGCTTGCGCACTTCGGTGTGGATCACGTCCTCGATGCCGGCCAGCAGGCTGAAAGCATCGGGCGCCGCCGCGATGAAATCCGGATACAGTACGGTCAGGCGGGCAAAAAAATGCTGGCCGAACACGTGCAGCAATTCACTGGCCGCGATGCCGGTGCGCCGGGACAGCTCTCCCAGCAGGGCGACCATCTCGCCGAAATCGTAGGTGCCGACCGTGGTGTAGGCGCCACCGCTCTTGAGCTCGGTGGCAT is a genomic window containing:
- a CDS encoding response regulator, coding for MSRPVPDPDALARLERRAERERRARHEAERLLEQKSLELYSANRLLEARVAERTAELEVALARAEQAGRARSAFLAMMSHEIRTPMNGVIGTADLLAQTGLSAEQLQYVNTIRECGQALTTLIDDILDFSRIDAGKLVLENQPLDLMALLASVCRLFAGAARDKGLTLEFVPGLAGPCGWIMGDAHRIRQIAVNLVGNAIKFTGRGRVSVRLLQAPAAEAGVCELRLAVSDTGIGLTPEAQTRIFVPFEQADLSTTRRFGGSGLGLAICRQLAQLMHGQLEVVSQPGAGSTFSLVWQAPVATPPAVTPAGPVAPDGMPAGLRVLLAEDNPVNQRLALKMLEKLGIHAVLAANGRQAVTEARRMQPDLILMDLQMPECDGLDATRAIRRLEQPQPVIVALTANALAEDREACLAAGMDDYLAKPFTLAELRHMLASQQDRLRARSRAVLPAGPSCPV
- a CDS encoding YaeQ family protein, translating into MALKATIFKADVQISDLDRGYYARHQLTLARHPSETDERMMLRLAAFICHADEKLAFTRGLCADDEPALWQQNDAGEYTLWIELGEPDDKRLKKACSRAESVWLYSYGGRATDIWWQNNQGKLSRLDNLTVASISPDTLAGLAGLTQRSMQLNATLQDGQLWLSDGNQTVLLEPEYLQRGR
- a CDS encoding phosphorylase family protein; translated protein: MKIEILFPTPTEARDFHRFGVGTHVSGVGIAATAYSTLKIIQSRQPDWLILAGVAGVYPHAGLKVGEVVLVESEVEGDLGFFTPDGFTHLAHLPIDMEFERRHTLACPHLPAAAPFATARSMTLNAALAPFVDASQVEIENMEGGAFFHVCQQERIRFLELRAISNVVRLGHDDWDVDGAVQALTRGLHQLVDHLQDTQ
- a CDS encoding DoxX family protein: MASLANLLGRILLAQLFMQAGLNKIFSYDGTIAYMATQHVSAMLLPLVIALETGGALALLLGWHVRLFAFLLAGFSLLAALVFHHDWSQTSEYLLFISDVAVAGGLLVLAQAGTPGLSLDARRQRRAGRF
- a CDS encoding helix-turn-helix domain-containing protein; the protein is MPILPAFEHPDFPVALKTLRKQLGLSRTALAGKVGLSTAAIQRYEAQDASHIKPSREAYERLCAVLAELAPATLPAGPEQAGIGHAPALAGSVPEPLSIPLAEAGIEQLIARAKALGARKVTIEF
- the metH gene encoding methionine synthase, which encodes MTTRHALLTDLLQSRILILDGGMGTMIQRHQLQEADYRGSRFAGWPHDVKGNNDLLVLTRPDVIGGIHQAYLDAGADIIETNTFNATSIAMADYGMEGLVHEMNVAAARLVKELCEAETVRNPAKPRFCAGVLGPTNRTCSISPDVNDPGYRNISFDELVSSYTEAIDGLVAGGADLLLVETIFDTLNAKAAVFAIQRYFDLRPELERLPIMISGTITDQSGRTLTGQTTEAFYNSLSHADALSFGLNCALGPDLLRPYVEEMSRVSAGFVSVHANAGLPNAFGGYDLAPADMGRAVREWAEAGLINIVGGCCGTTPEHIAAIAEAVAGVAPRPRPVITPKCRLAGLEPFNIGDKDLFVNVGERTNVTGSRAFARLILNGDYATALDVARQQVENGAQIIDINMDEGMLDAHAAMVRFLNLIAAEPDIARVPVMIDSSKWEVIEAGLKCIQGKGIVNSISMKEGKDKFIEQARLVRRYGAAVIVMAFDEQGQADTFARKVEICEKSYRILVDEVGFPPEDIIFDPNVFAVATGIEEHARYGLDFIEATGWIKQNLPHAKISGGVSNVSFSFRGNNKVREAIHAVFLYHAIQRGMTMGIVNAGALEVYNEVDPELRDRIEDVVLMRTPKDGGDATEHLIALAEKFKGEAVAGKQGEDLAWRDWPVEKRLEHALVKGITTYIEQDTEEVRAKSERPIHVIEGPLMDGMNVVGDLFGAGKMFLPQVVKSARVMKAAVAYLEPFIDEEKIRLGLQDAPAKGVIIMATVKGDVHDIGKNIVGVVLRCNNYKVIDLGVMVPCQTILDAAREHKADIIGLSGLITPSLEEMAYVAKEMQRQGFDIPLLIGGATTSRVHTAVKIAPHYRGPVIYVPDASRAVGVCSNLLSDTLRDGFVQEVADDYAKARAIFEGRGEARLLPLAEARAHRFAGEWALYTPPVPRWLGVRRFEVELADIVPFIDWTPFFQSWELAGRFPAILDDAVVGESARQLFADAQAMLGQVVEGRWLEARAVIGLFPANSVNDDDIELYDPETGERRLSWTGLRQQIVKTDKQGGGQPDWALADFVAPKGSGVRDYLGAFAVTAGLGIEPHVARFEAANDDYSAILLKALADRLAEGLAELMHARVRREFWGYADSEALDNEALIDERYVGIRPAPGYPACPDHTVKRGLFDLLDAPAIGMTLTEGYAMLPTAAVSGFYFSHPDSRYFGVGKIGRDQVQSYAARRGVSVEQAERDLAPNLGYSA
- a CDS encoding heme NO-binding domain-containing protein — its product is MKGIVFTEFLDMVETRWSAGFADALLDATELKSGGAYTTVGTYDFGEMVALLGELSRRTGIAASELLHVFGQHFFARLTVLYPDFIAAAPDAFSLLAGIEDVIHTEVRKLYPDAELPVFEIACHTPERLELLYQSPRCLSRLAHGLIDGALQHYGEQVAVRLEPLEPSGQRVRIVLERSA
- a CDS encoding ROK family protein; protein product: MTHEGMALGLDLGGSKISAVVLDARGQEHWRQRVATPAGDYAATLAALVKLVTAAEAALGPTLAVGLGHPGAERPDGRIKNANSTCLIGQCLRADLEQRLERRVALANDADCFALSESRDGTAAGARSVFGVILGTGVGGGIVIDGRLLAGPNRIAGEWGHNPLAPDPADMPGAAPPCYCGRSGCVEAWLSGPALAADHARQTGECLSAEAVAARAAAGDAAAHSTLERHALRLAQALAGVINVLDPEVIVLGGGLSRLPGLAGRVSAAWGAFVFTDEPVSTRLLLPRFGDDSGVRGAAWLALGQRV